A genome region from Chitinispirillales bacterium includes the following:
- a CDS encoding HD domain-containing protein gives MTYNIYNLFVKNVKKSRYGYINILIVAAIILYGVYRCYEVRVTENFGEKVFTSVLLCSISAFFILTVQFFGLFAKWQPFMVSMVLFVSETLGSVIDGEFGLYFNILTLISIALAFYLDSENYLLYFLVSSAILAVLYFCNILHLHYKDGIIYSSSLTLAWVFYEIITFMIFILLNIACKSIHLSEKRDKVALNLLARAGELRDHETGNHLYRTTFYSEIIISDLIKKPKKHYLITEDEGTRIIDTVKLHDIGKIAVTDAVLLKPGSLSKEEFEIMKTHTIHGAKMLEEAVRIMDQQDELLATAYNIAYGHHEKWDGSGYPRGLSGFDIPLCARVASIADVFDALVTERPYKKAFSVREGFDILYKDSGSHFDPYLIEIVKRHEKDFIEILEKFR, from the coding sequence CTTATAATATTTACAATTTATTTGTGAAAAACGTAAAAAAGAGCAGGTACGGCTATATCAACATTTTGATTGTCGCGGCAATTATACTTTACGGCGTTTATCGCTGTTATGAAGTCCGTGTAACGGAAAATTTCGGCGAAAAAGTATTTACAAGCGTTTTGCTTTGTTCCATAAGCGCATTTTTTATTTTGACCGTACAGTTTTTCGGCTTATTTGCTAAATGGCAGCCGTTTATGGTATCAATGGTTCTTTTCGTTTCCGAAACGCTTGGAAGCGTAATCGATGGAGAATTCGGGCTTTATTTTAACATTTTGACACTCATAAGTATAGCGCTTGCATTTTATTTGGATTCGGAGAATTATTTATTGTACTTTCTTGTGAGCAGCGCTATTTTGGCTGTTCTTTATTTTTGCAATATTTTACATTTACATTACAAAGACGGAATAATTTACAGTTCTTCTTTAACGCTTGCGTGGGTTTTTTATGAGATAATAACGTTTATGATATTTATTTTGTTGAATATTGCGTGTAAGAGCATTCATCTTTCTGAAAAGCGCGACAAAGTAGCGTTGAATTTGCTCGCCCGCGCGGGAGAATTACGCGACCATGAAACCGGAAACCATCTTTATAGAACTACTTTTTATTCAGAGATTATAATTTCGGATTTGATTAAAAAACCGAAAAAACATTATTTGATAACCGAAGACGAAGGAACTCGTATAATTGATACGGTCAAACTTCACGATATAGGTAAAATTGCCGTTACGGATGCGGTTTTACTTAAACCTGGAAGTTTGAGCAAAGAAGAATTTGAAATTATGAAAACGCACACCATACACGGCGCAAAGATGTTGGAAGAAGCGGTGCGTATTATGGATCAGCAAGACGAACTATTGGCGACGGCATATAATATCGCTTACGGGCACCACGAAAAATGGGACGGAAGCGGTTATCCTCGCGGACTATCCGGTTTTGATATTCCGCTTTGTGCGAGAGTAGCCAGTATCGCCGACGTTTTTGATGCGCTGGTGACAGAGCGGCCTTACAAAAAAGCGTTTTCGGTACGCGAAGGGTTTGATATTCTGTATAAAGATTCCGGTTCGCATTTTGACCCGTATTTAATAGAAATTGTGAAAAGGCACGAAAAAGATTTTATTGAAATTTTGGAAAAATTCAGATAA